A single window of Aspergillus puulaauensis MK2 DNA, chromosome 5, nearly complete sequence DNA harbors:
- a CDS encoding uncharacterized protein (COG:G;~EggNog:ENOG410QDHF;~InterPro:IPR011701,IPR036259;~PFAM:PF07690;~TransMembrane:8 (i124-141o194-212i224-243o255-277i289-309o408-428i440-464o528-548i);~go_function: GO:0022857 - transmembrane transporter activity [Evidence IEA];~go_process: GO:0055085 - transmembrane transport [Evidence IEA]) encodes MSDKKPTVSSVPDESAAPSDHDSVKSKGATDSAPPLAAPLATHEGQRTESVLGDAILRFLRIRRGPKKEVYDLDAIATQPSIWDSENIDEYKELYIHSKWENWRAFDPGFRWTWREERAVRRKIDLKIMFWVCIMFAALNIDRGNISNAVSDNMLDDLGLTQGDYNTGKTIERVGFLVAELPSQILSKRIGPDMWIPIQICIFSLISALQFFLNGRASFLATRYLIATFQGGFIPDTILYLSYFYTGPALPVRLAWYWISAQLVQIVTGFAAVGLLSMRGILGYAGWRWMFLIEGIFTFLVGVASFFLMPQCPAKTKSWWNPKGYFNEKEEKIIVNGVIRDDPQKGGMYNRQGLSVRQIWECTKDYDMWPLYALGLLFGLPKYPVDQYLTLSLRQLGFNVVQTNLLSIPYIVGGSVTMLLITAFSELVNNRSFVAMAEDAWLLPCFIALLALADPISPWAYFAIATVLLSFPYTHPIQVAWTSRNAGSVQNRTVSASLYNMWVQVSGMIGANIYQSSDSPRYFKANRGLLVICIWMCVFQYPGTYFYYRWRNRSKARKWDAMSPGEQHNYRQTTTDEGNKRLDFRFAT; translated from the exons ATGTCCGACAAGAAGCCAACCGTGTCCAGCGTCCCCGACGAGTCTGCGGCGCCCTCCGACCATGACAGCGTGAAGAGCAAGGGTGCAACCGACTCCGCGCCGCCTCTGGCGGCCCCGCTAGCAACTCATGAAGGGCAGCGGACGGAATCAGTGCTGGGTGATGCAATCTTGCGGTTCTTGCGAATCCGCAGGGGACCGAAGAAGGAGGTGTACGACCTTGATGCC ATTGCAACCCAGCCCAGCATCTGGGACTCGGAAAATATCGACGAGTACAAAGAGCTGTATATCCACTCCAAATGGGAGAACTGGCGCGCATTCGATCCCGGTTTCAGGTGGACGTGGCGCGAGGAGAGGGCGGTGCGTCGCAAAATTGACCTGAAGATTATG TTCTGGGTCTGTATCATGTTTGCTGCGCTCAACATTGATCGGGGGAACATCTCCAACGCTGTCTCAGACAACATGCTGGACGATCTGGGCCTTACGCAAGGCGACTAT AATACCGGCAAGACCATCGAGCGAGTGGGTTTCCTCGTCGCAGAGCTGCCATCTCAGATCCTCTCCAAGCG AATTGGACCCGACATGTGGATTCCTATCCAGATATGCATCTTCAGTTTAATCTCAGCTCTGCAGTTCTTTCTCAACGGGCGAGCCTCGTTTCTCGCTACTCGTTACCTGAT TGCCACATTCCAGGGTGGATTCATCCC TGACACCATTCTTTACCTGAGTTACTTCTATACCGGTCCAGCG CTCCCCGTGCGACTGGCCTGGTACTGGATATCCGCTCAACTAG TCCAAATTGTTACCGGCTTCGCTGCCGTCGGTCTTTTATCCATGCGCGGTATCCTAGGATACGCTGGCTGGCGGTGGATGTTCCTCATTGA GGGAATCTTTACAT TCCTTGTCGGCGTtgcctcgttcttcctcaTGCCCCAGTGTCCGGCAAAGACCAAGAGCTGGTGGAACCCGAAGGGCTATTTcaacgagaaggaagaaaagataatTGTGAACGGCG TGATCCGCGACGACCCCCAGAAAGGAGGAATGTACAACCGACAAGGTCTCTCAGTCCGACAGATCTGGGAATGTACGAAGGACTATGATATGTGGCCATTATACGCCCTTGGTCTACTCTTTGGTTTACCAAAGTACCCTGTAGACCAGTACCTGACTTTGTCGCTGCGTCAGCTCGGATTCAACGTCGTCCAGACGAATCTGCTGTCCATCCCGTACATTGTCGGTGGCAGTGTAACCATGCTGCTTATCACGGCCTTTAGTGAGTTGGTTAACAATAGGAGTTTTGTGGCGATGGCGGAGGATGCTTGGTTATTGCCCTGTTTTATAGCacttcttgctcttgcggACCCGATCAGTCCGTGGGCTTACTTTGCTATTGCTACGGTCTTGCTGTCGTTTCCTTA CACCCACCCGATCCAAGTTGCCTGGACCAGTCGAAACGCAGGATCTGTACAGAACCGGACTGTTTCTGCCTC TCTGTACAACATGTGGGTTCAAGTTAGCGGAATGATAGGCGCAAACA TCTACCAATCCAGCGACTCGCCCCGATACTTCAAAGCGAACAGGGGTCTACTCGTGATATGCATTTGGATGTGT GTATTCCAATACCCAGGTACATACTTCTACTACCGCTGGCGCAACCGGTCCAAGGCCAGAAAGTGGGATGCCATGAGTCCTGGAGAACAGCATAATTACCGGCAGACGACGACGGACGAGGGAAATAAGCG CCTTGACTTCCGGTTTGCGACTTAG
- a CDS encoding uncharacterized protein (SECRETED:SignalP(1-18)): protein MRVSKIFLPLALAASAIAAGSTANAGPSLATVNQKSTEIISLIDSVAPGNTDGVAAQIENDLGDFVKMCVSLLNRQDPCDGREYTLFVETANKILNTMIQNAHRVGPLAPVIEPILRKLEDIIDTVAFEIIGIVGGRCPERIDRLDRLEKHIKQAEHSLGLDHEATLNI, encoded by the exons ATGCGAGTCTCCAAGATATTCCTTCCCCTGGCTCTTGCTGCCTCTGCCATCGCTGCTGGAAGCACTGCCAATGCTGGCCCCAGCCTCGCCACCGTCAACCAAAAGAGCACGGAGATAATTAGTCTTATCGATTCCGTCGCTCCTGGCAATACTGACGGCGTCGCTGCG CAAATTGAGAACGACTTAGGAGATTTTGTAAAGATGTGTGTTAGCCTCTTAAACCGACAGGATCCTTGCGATGGCAGAGAATACACTCTT TTTGTTGAAACCGCGAATAAAATTTTGAACACGATGATACAAAATGCCCATCGCGTTGGGCCCCTCGCTCCGGTCATTGAACCTATCCTCCGCAAGTTGGAAGACATCATTGATACCGTCGCCTTTGAGATTATTGGCATTGTGGGTGGCCGCTGTCCAGAGAGAATTGATCGGCTGGATCGATTAGAGAAACATATCAAGCAGGCTGAGCATTCACTTGGCCTTGATCATGAAGCAACACTGAACATCTAG
- a CDS encoding uncharacterized protein (COG:E;~EggNog:ENOG410PKRR;~InterPro:IPR036412,IPR023198,IPR023214;~PFAM:PF00702), which translates to MTCNKNVVFDVVGTLVSYDTLVSTMDIRLGDRLRAEGVKPSLLANTWIEVAEREYTYLSMSGKYVPFVECMARLFFRVLWLADVPNPRQFATDEDVKAMMDAYSDLTMRPGAVECIHRLRQAGFTVWALTAADLDGVAGLFTKAGVEMPKENLLSCDLYGVGKPDPLAYEPLLKQLAQYGTKPWFAAAHCWDVSAAQRRGFRGAYSLVLEKDKLPELFGEIEVTADTLLEMVDGIIAASE; encoded by the exons ATGACATGCAACAAGAACGTCGTTTTCGACGTCGTTGGAACCCTCGTATCCTACGATACCCTAGTCAGCACCATGGACATTCGCCTGGGCGACCGTCTCCGCGCCGAGGGCGTCAAGCCCTCCCTGCTGGCAAACACATGGATTGAAGTCGCAGAACGCGAATACACTTACCTGAGCATGTCGGGCAAGTATGTTCCCTTTGTTGAATGCATGGCTAGGCTGTTCTTTCGCGTGCTGTGGCTAGCCGATGTCCCGAACCCAAGGCAATTTGCTACAGACGAGGACGTCAAGGCCATGATGGACGCATACAGCGACCTTACTATGCGGCCTGGTGCAGTGGAGTGTATTCACAGGTTACGCCAGGCTGGCTTCACGGTCTGGGCGTTGACCGCTGCGGAtcttgatggtgttgctggtCTCTTTACAAAGGCTGGTGTGGAGATGCCGAAGGAAAACCTGCTCTCGTGTGACCTGTACGGTGTTGGGAAGCCGGATCCATTGGCTTATGAGCCCCTGCTGAAGCAGCTGGCTCAGTATGGTACGAAGCCATGGTTCGCGGCGGCTCATTGTTGGGATGTTTCAGCCGCGCAGAGAAGAGG CTTCCGTGGTGCTTACTCTCTGGTCTTGGAGAAGGATAAGCTGCCTGAGTTATTTGGCGAGATCGAGGTCACGGCGGATACATTGCTAGAGATGGTAGATGGCATTATTGCCGCATCAGAATAA